The proteins below are encoded in one region of Ferroplasma acidiphilum:
- a CDS encoding amino acid kinase family protein, protein MKRIVMAIGNNYPDYNEKCGSPGLIDDIFAKSGKLISENEIVMTCGDSYPENADTFYPVNIINAYDRVKYKYGYSKEIIAVFTRVEIRKISNPSVQTGDNYTESGIPENGKTEEFLEPIDIPEKSAIMTLMSDGYLPIIIGAGFPVVRELQYYNNCHGMVNNYSSSSLLGTLIEADELIIISGHRDEFKGIVNSQELLNNITFDALMDIYKRGKFKDNIAGKKVKAMLDFISKGGKKAILMSTGMDNVITLIP, encoded by the coding sequence ATGAAAAGAATTGTAATGGCAATTGGCAACAATTATCCGGACTATAACGAGAAATGCGGAAGCCCTGGATTAATTGATGATATATTCGCTAAATCAGGTAAACTGATATCAGAAAATGAAATTGTAATGACATGCGGAGATAGTTATCCTGAAAATGCAGATACTTTTTATCCGGTGAATATCATCAATGCCTATGATCGTGTTAAATACAAATATGGATATTCAAAGGAGATTATTGCAGTTTTTACCAGGGTGGAAATCAGGAAAATTTCTAATCCTTCAGTACAAACAGGAGATAATTATACAGAAAGTGGAATTCCTGAGAATGGGAAAACGGAAGAATTCCTTGAGCCGATAGATATACCAGAAAAATCGGCAATTATGACGCTTATGTCCGATGGATATTTACCCATAATTATTGGTGCAGGTTTTCCTGTGGTGAGAGAGTTGCAGTATTATAATAATTGCCATGGAATGGTTAATAATTATTCTTCCTCGTCACTTCTCGGAACGCTTATTGAGGCGGATGAGTTAATAATTATATCCGGGCATAGGGATGAATTTAAAGGCATCGTAAATAGCCAGGAATTATTGAATAATATAACATTTGATGCCCTGATGGATATCTATAAAAGAGGGAAATTTAAGGATAACATCGCTGGCAAAAAGGTAAAGGCCATGCTGGATTTCATCTCCAAGGGCGGGAAAAAAGCAATATTAATGTCAACTGGTATGGA
- a CDS encoding acyl-CoA thioesterase yields the protein MGKRVSESDVTSEIIVLPGDTNMFGDLYGGRLVEWMDNIGSITAFKHSRKKVVTGSIDNLFFLSPIKLGYIVHLHSFVTYTTKSTMEIEIDVSSENVTTSKSNVTTRAFFTYVALDENGHATEIPEIIPENDIERKRFVDGEKRLELRLQALKSVKADLK from the coding sequence ATGGGAAAAAGAGTTAGCGAATCGGATGTAACATCCGAAATCATTGTACTTCCCGGAGACACCAATATGTTCGGTGACCTGTATGGCGGGAGGCTTGTTGAATGGATGGATAACATAGGGAGCATAACGGCTTTTAAGCATAGCCGGAAGAAAGTGGTCACGGGCAGCATAGATAACCTGTTCTTTCTTTCACCAATAAAACTTGGATATATAGTGCATCTGCATTCATTTGTTACCTATACAACAAAATCAACAATGGAAATTGAGATAGATGTATCTTCTGAAAATGTCACTACCAGCAAGAGCAATGTTACAACAAGGGCGTTTTTTACATATGTTGCACTGGACGAAAACGGCCATGCAACAGAGATACCTGAGATAATACCGGAGAATGATATTGAACGTAAAAGATTCGTGGATGGCGAAAAGAGATTAGAACTCCGGCTTCAAGCCTTAAAATCTGTTAAAGCAGATTTGAAATAA
- a CDS encoding PDDEXK family nuclease gives MNGSIYERELMNILIGTKNTLDRITKNLDPVSKDVVYTMMDKPFYVARAAGSFGADLVALRDDYSLVIEVKSSSRSQLTFSEASGTKQDQALKLHNRCILSGLFITYAYRLKNYKGDFWRFFSIESDYQYRGKMRGLYELLPKQEITRTGNYILRWEGGLPLTTLVNYLNS, from the coding sequence GTGAATGGCAGCATCTACGAAAGGGAGTTAATGAATATACTCATAGGTACGAAAAACACACTGGATAGGATAACGAAAAATCTTGACCCCGTTTCAAAGGATGTGGTATATACAATGATGGATAAGCCATTTTACGTTGCCCGGGCAGCAGGTTCATTTGGTGCAGATCTTGTGGCACTGCGCGATGATTATTCTCTCGTAATTGAAGTAAAATCGTCTTCCAGATCACAATTAACATTCAGTGAAGCCTCCGGGACAAAACAGGACCAGGCCTTAAAACTCCATAACAGGTGTATTCTATCCGGGCTTTTCATAACATATGCCTACAGGTTAAAAAATTATAAAGGGGATTTCTGGAGATTTTTTTCAATAGAGAGCGATTACCAGTACAGGGGAAAAATGCGCGGACTTTATGAACTTCTCCCAAAGCAGGAAATAACTAGAACAGGAAATTATATACTGAGATGGGAGGGCGGATTGCCGCTCACCACCCTTGTCAATTATTTAAATTCATAA